The proteins below come from a single Dermacentor albipictus isolate Rhodes 1998 colony chromosome 7, USDA_Dalb.pri_finalv2, whole genome shotgun sequence genomic window:
- the LOC139048023 gene encoding general transcription factor 3C polypeptide 1: protein MTSQTDFYSCCVDEIALEGLDGITLQALWVRLQLRPNFPLSLDSKSKAFIWSALVPETRLSFYALKEPRMDLVIYDRYKHVDPNTGYVVEPNVLPPDPYPYKLVNKNGQLGSCCAFDTRKDVSDEVRRSSLILDDVVAKWGNRLVIVADQMTRERALIGPNNTMADLDLSEMKYCMLERIGRSRYLGQTTQGQLDLRVMNITHASMFIMRKQLVQRNLITKQDFCLKTQSGGSKVGFLLHLPRFFVEVKTKRQIMARELCALLDSKPNKREETSKLFNELGLTPAAAKKLMYGAASKYVTRHAVPYSEFYPNSPPEEWYTKNNKPRNVRICELVRPYEEEEEEEDAEGYNADKSTGLFFHPQKYTYDRPRLSQAYKEVYKTGTAGMTLRELSAALMATRLEVRNLQKGLMKRQLVVPYREDVGKQRVIRYFCPEFATKSEMHKKILAEKKRMLEQPRVEPPPAKKRKTDTSSLSKSLEAAEVQEVTKAAEKVEKTESAAKKAGTAAVAKQPPVGTCTTREVPKEAEKGIDTLPSCSTSSDSLHDSSADTLEVEQPTITVETNSACFFKKVKAQATISFPPLSEVTDRKPLQKLLPSYRMLMRANRILEYIKAETVVTDLSKLQKALQKAEEEEGSTTKLDRVSLRRLLSKLCNGGYLKTIHTVLRLGQNVRDLKLICMPSVTKDDEIVKASIEQAKFKYFQATPKEPKKPECSPAPEPSTCSKMTYNPAMGRYYGAQPKFRRMHLCYAFMHYLLYSYDGVVQERLSDDPSTPAQYQKDVSWKMFVPPLSNSPSTPNGWVLFADILLSLPLSLFVKIASSIKHKIEGLEEYLHDKIKCHYLIRSLPVKLRNALLFARRYIYSIHETVKRLAFVGMVTFGPQRLKEKDQVYLFLHRNLCIKDTKISQPGYHQVSTDIEYPVKHFFLETQQDVDHFWLEVENTCICTPLGMPQSIQGQTIELQNLYKKPAMIEACRNREFGEEQDNGIVPGDQLGAAGFDSALFAHLKRNWSCASPMPAKLSTSAAESRKPNPKGAKPLQRLLSYLDRASKNTGSSPPQKQSQKRVRDAISRMSVYYPKQPDGKPLAVPVVKGAKKADERQPRRKAPQRKKSDITVRVVQPRKRHNVRRPYYDDKDQAALKEMKTMRVSWSSQEDIVLLMCKVCSWFLDRHLDKMVVPFTVIRDILNERFPELSKDKTSRACQRRLRFMLLNPATKANASVFLCEAQQDQKLVEMFHGPKPVKSDEKQWLSMFRTVLDHLMKKFSKSSEERHREVTLPNSFDELKDRYEIIVSGQVEMDSWSYTEPHNLVDIHFSSVAIVILSSLAADDGKSNWSLMLYKIYEQYPDNLVRSVTARLRHNGVICRKHPNAKKLFISLNLSMLPFTLSNKFQFDMTRRYSPQHITLMGKFLLELLTKRRSGEPCSFHDGIEPAYAPLLFTLQLMNKLSYTMEVPQAIVEYDCSMTAGKTHLRKPEPTASLAEEPLGSNNTLSDKAKSLNFVTSGCNAKTSRSFLYMLRQDMTKALQYNYLRPQDYIVIKSCKLNFSLTDEDLIPGWTLEDPTDKSYALKVRNPLYDKIVQEQRACYSLSAVSHCWTGEGIADAYKQEGKAPEDAQLGTEIYYFILKKEQLGVTYAQLCEALNSAMDSMTLNSHLDFLVEKKMILRIGVTCIRYVALQHCKPWVIRTFKIPKEMRAYTCTLGEQEHVLRAKVKKVAVTDQLKPTADTSGISENTAEGSTNAAGTSAEGAPGSTEPEPSSSCTLKSAGKESSSTSSVSKDERTEIGWKNAYSRRTRDSNSSCLKRTYYEAMTKNINVENFEKIMYIPRLWRKPDGTLNRPVFFQLLSAVLSYILDNPGVTEDQFRANFSRQIEPCVLTLDMLRILEQMGCIRRFFMRMDTAAKCSLFSKRRQLVICDKYCPGDIVCYDGTLEALVNFTAFSVHFQK, encoded by the coding sequence ATGACATCACAAACCGATTTTTATTCGTGCTGCGTCGACGAGATAGCATTGGAAGGACTCGATGGCATCACGCTACAGGCTCTGTGGGTCCGCCTGCAGCTGCGCCCAAATTTTCCTCTCTCTCTGGACAGCAAGTCCAAAGCCTTCATATGGAGCGCGCTGGTCCCGGAGACTCGCCTCAGCTTCTACGCACTCAAAGAGCCCCGCATGGACCTCGTCATTTACGACCGGTACAAGCACGTCGATCCCAACACTGGGTACGTGGTCGAACCCAATGTGCTTCCACCGGATCCTTACCCCTACAAGTTGGTCAACAAGAACGGGCAGCTCGGTTCGTGctgcgcctttgacactcgcaAAGATGTTAGCGACGAAGTCCGGCGGAGCTCACTCATCCTGGACGACGTCGTTGCTAAGTGGGGCAACCGTTTGGTGATAGTGGCCGACCAAATGACTCGCGAGCGGGCGCTGATCGGGCCCAACAACACGATGGCGGACTTGGACCTGAGCGAAATGAAGTACTGCATGCTGGAGCGTATTGGTCGCTCGCGTTACTTGGGCCAAACGACGCAGGGGCAACTGGACCTGCGCGTGATGAACATTACACACGCGTCCATGTTCATCATGCGCAAGCAGTTGGTGCAGCGAAACCTAATCACGAAGCAGGACTTCTGCCTGAAGACGCAGAGCGGCGGTAGCAAAGTAGGCTTCTTGCTCCATCTGCCGCGGTTCTTCGTGGAGGTGAAAACTAAGAGGCAGATTATGGCCCGGGAGCTCTGCGCCCTGTTAGACAGCAAACCGAACAAGCGCGAAGAGACTTCCAAACTCTTTAACGAGCTTGGACTGACCCCCGCGGCGGCCAAGAAACTCATGTATGGCGCAGCGTCCAAGTACGTGACCCGGCATGCTGTGCCGTACAGCGAATTCTATCCAAACTCGCCCCCCGAGGAATGGTACACGAAAAACAACAAGCCGCGCAACGTACGCATCTGCGAGCTTGTCAGGCCTtacgaggaggaggaagaggaggaggacgcCGAAGGGTACAATGCCGACAAGAGCACAGGCCTGTTCTTTCACCCGCAGAAGTACACGTATGACAGGCCGAGGCTGAGCCAAGCTTACAAGGAGGTCTACAAAACTGGCACAGCAGGAATGACTTTGCGTGAACTGTCTGCCGCCTTAATGGCAACCCGCCTGGAGGTTCGGAATCTTCAGAAGGGGTTGATGAAGAGACAGCTTGTGGTGCCATACAGGGAAGACGTGGGCAAGCAGCGTGTGATCAGGTACTTTTGTCCAGAGTTTGCTACTAAGTCTGAGATGCACAAAAAGATTCTGGCTGAAAAGAAACGGATGCTGGAGCAGCCAAGGGTAGAGCCACCGCCTGCTAAAAAGCGAAAGACAGATACTTCCTCATTGTCAAAATCGTTGGAGGCTGCAGAAGTGCAAGAAGTAACAAAAGCTGCAGAAAAAGTGGAAAAAACTGAATCAGCTGCAAAGAAGGCAGGAACAGCTGCTGTCGCTAAACAGCCACCTGTAGGCACGTGTACAACAAGAGAGGTGCcaaaagaagcagaaaaaggCATAGACACTCTTCCTTCATGCTCAACGTCCAGTGATAGCTTGCATGACAGCAGTGCAGACACTCTCGAGGTTGAGCAACCCACCATCACTGTAGAGACCAACAGTGCCTGCTTCTTTAAGAAAGTGAAAGCACAGGCGACAATAAGTTTCCCTCCACTCTCAGAGGTGACAGATCGAAAGCCCCTGCAGAAGCTGCTCCCTTCCTACAGGATGCTCATGCGGGCAAATAGGATCCTCGAGTATATAAAGGCTGAGACAGTGGTCACAGACTTATCCAAACTGCAGAAGGCCCTGCAAAAGGCTGAGGAGGAGGAAGGCTCAACAACGAAACTGGACCGGGTGTCCCTCAGGCGGCTGCTCTCCAAACTCTGCAACGGTGGTTACCTCAAGACTATTCATACTGTCCTGAGACTGGGGCAAAATGTGAGGGACCTCAAGCTGATTTGTATGCCATCTGTCACCAAAGATGATGAAATCGTCAAGGCATCCATAGAGCAGGCCAAGTTCAAGTATTTCCAAGCCACACCAAAGGAGCCCAAGAAGCCAGAGTGTAGCCCTGCACCCGAACCCAGTACCTGCTCCAAGATGACTTACAACCCTGCCATGGGGCGCTACTACGGAGCGCAGCCAAAGTTTCGCAGGATGCATCTCTGTTATGCCTTCATGCATTATTTGTTGTACAGCTACGATGGTGTTGTGCAAGAGCGGCTATCAGATGACCCTTCAACCCCAGCACAGTACCAGAAGGATGTTAGCTGGAAGATGTTTGTTCCACCTCTGTCCAACAGTCCGAGCACGCCCAATGGATGGGTATTGTTTGCAGACATCCTACTCTCACTGCCACTCTCACTGTTTGTCAAGATTGCGAGCTCGATCAAGCACAAGATTGAAGGGCTCGAAGAGTACCTTCATGATAAGATTAAATGTCACTACCTCATACGAAGTCTGCCTGTGAAGCTGAGGAATGCGCTACTTTTTGCCAGGAGGTACATCTACTCAATCCATGAGACAGTGAAGAGGCTGGCATTTGTAGGGATGGTCACCTTCGGGCCTCAGCGCCTCAAGGAGAAGGACCAGGTCTACCTTTTCCTGCACAGAAACTTATGCATCAAAGACACTAAAATTTCTCAGCCAGGCTACCACCAGGTATCAACTGACATTGAGTATCCTGTAAAGCACTTCTTTCTTGAGACTCAGCAGGACGTCGACCACTTCTGGTTGGAAGTTGAGAACACTTGCATTTGTACTCCCCTTGGAATGCCGCAGTCGATACAAGGTCAAACCATAGAGCTTCAGAATTTGTACAAGAAGCCAGCCATGATTGAAGCCTGCAGAAACAGAGAGTTTGGAGAAGAGCAAGACAATGGCATAGTGCCCGGCGATCAGCTTGGGGCTGCGGGCTTTGACTCTGCCCTCTTTGCACATCTTAAGAGAAACTGGTCTTGTGCAAGCCCGATGCCCGCAAAGCTAAGCACATCCGCTGCTGAAAGCAGAAAGCCAAATCCAAAAGGTGCTAAACCTCTGCAGAGACTTCTTAGCTATTTGGACAGAGCTTCCAAAAACACTGGATCAAGTCCTCCACAAAAGCAAAGCCAGAAAAGGGTTCGAGATGCAATTTCTCGAATGTCAGTCTACTACCCAAAACAACCAGATGGCAAGCCATTAGCTGTGCCTGTTGTGAAAGGAGCAAAGAAAGCTGACGAACGCCAGCCCAGGAGAAAAGCTCCGCAACGAAAGAAGTCTGATATTACTGTCAGGGTCGTACAGCCTAGGAAGCGTCACAATGTTCGCAGGCCCTACTATGATGACAAAGACCAAGCTGCTCTAAAGGAAATGAAGACCATGCGAGTATCATGGTCGTCACAGGAGGACATTGTTCTGCTCATGTGCAAAGTTTGTTCTTGGTTTCTGGACCGACATTTGGATAAGATGGTGGTGCCATTCACTGTGATCAGGGACATCCTGAATGAGCGCTTTCCTGAGTTGAGCAAGGACAAGACATCTCGAGCATGTCAGCGGCGACTGCGATTTATGTTGCTTAACCCTGCAACCAAGGCCAATGCCTCAGTCTTCCTTTGCGAAGCACAGCAAGACCAGAAACTCGTGGAAATGTTTCATGGGCCAAAGCCAGTGAAATCAGATGAAAAACAATGGTTGTCTATGTTCAGAACTGTCCTTGATCATCTCATGAAAAAATTCAGCAAAAGCTCAGAGGAGAGGCACCGGGAGGTCACCCTCCCTAATAGTTTTGATGAGCTGAAGGACCGTTATGAAATAATTGTGAGTGGCCAAGTTGAAATGGACAGCTGGTCTTACACAGAGCCTCACAACCTTGTTGACATACACTTCAGCTCAGTGGCAATAGTGATCCTGTCCTCGCTTGCAGCTGACGATGGCAAGAGTAACTGGTCCTTGATGCTGTACAAAATCTACGAGCAGTATCCAGACAATCTTGTTCGCTCTGTGACTGCTCGACTGAGGCACAACGGTGTCATCTGCAGAAAGCACCCCAATGCCAAGAAACTTTTCATCTCTCTCAACCTCTCCATGCTGCCATTCACACTGTCCAACAAGTTCCAGTTCGATATGACACGACGCTACTCGCCACAGCACATAACATTGATGGGAAAATTTCTGCTTGAACTTTTGACCAAGCGTAGGAGTGGAGAGCCATGTAGCTTCCATGATGGTATTGAGCCAGCATATGCACCATTGCTGTTCACACTGCAGCTCATGAACAAGCTCAGTTACACGATGGAAGTGCCTCAAGCAATAGTTGAATACGACTGCAGCATGACTGCTGGGAAAACGCACCTGCGAAAGCCAGAACCAACTGCCTCCTTGGCTGAAGAACCTCTCGGGAGCAACAACACACTCAGTGACAAGGCAAAGAGCCTCAACTTTGTGACATCTGGCTGCAATGCCAAGACGTCTCGTTCATTCCTTTACATGCTCAGGCAGGACATGACTAAAGCACTCCAATACAATTACTTGCGTCCTCAGGACTACATAGTCATCAAATCATGCAAGCTCAACTTCTCACTCACTGACGAGGATCTCATCCCAGGCTGGACTCTCGAGGACCCCACAGACAAGTCTTACGCTCTGAAAGTTCGTAACCCTTTGTATGACAAGATTGTCCAAGAGCAACGGGCCTGCTACAGCTTGAGTGCCGTAAGCCACTGCTGGACAGGAGAAGGAATTGCTGATGCTTACAAACAGGAGGGGAAAGCCCCCGAAGATGCTCAGCTTGGAACTGAAATCTACTACTTCATTCTGAAGAAAGAACAACTTGGAGTCACCTATGCACAGCTCTGCGAAGCCCTTAATTCAGCCATGGACAGTATGACCCTGAACTCTCACCTTGATTTTTTGGTCGAGAAGAAAATGATACTGCGTATTGGAGTGACATGCATTCGATACGTTGCACTTCAGCACTGCAAACCTTGGGTGATCCGTACTTTCAAGATCCCTAAAGAGATGCGTGCCTACACGTGCACTCTAGGGGAGCAGGAGCATGTCCTGAGAGCCAAAGTAAAGAAGGTAGCAGTAACAGACCAGCTCAAGCCGACAGCTGACACCAGTGGCATATCGGAGAACACTGCTGAAGGTAGCACTAATGCTGCAGGAACCAGTGCAGAAGGCGCACCAGGTAGCACAGAGCctgaaccatcatcatcatgtacTTTGAAAAGTGCAGGCAAAGAGAGCAGCAGTACTTCTAGTGTCAGTAAGGATGAGAGAACTGAAATTGGATGGAAAAACGCATACAGTCGACGGACACGCGACAGCAATAGCAGCTGCCTGAAGCGAACTTATTACGAGGCGATGACAAAGAACATTAATGTGGAGAATTTTGAGAAAATTATGTACATTCCAAGGCTGTGGAGAAAGCCTGATGGAACGCTGAATCGCCCCGTGTTCTTCCAGCTCCTGTCCGCAGTGCTGTCGTACATCTTGGACAATCCTGGTGTGACGGAAGACCAGTTCAGGGCCAACTTCTCCCGTCAAATAGAGCCATGTGTGCTGACACTGGACATGTTACGGATTCTGGAGCAGATGGGTTGCATCAGGCGATTCTTCATGAGGATGGACACTGCAGCAAAGTGCAGCCTCTTCTCCAAGCGGCGTCAACTGGTCATTTGTGACAAATACTGTCCAGGCGATATTGTCTGCTATGACGGAACTCTCGAGGCTCTTGTTAACTTCACAGCGTTCTCAGTCCATTTTCAAAAATAG